AGCCCCAAGCGCAGATCCTACCAATACAAAAATCTTAAACACTCTGCAGAGCATGCTCTCTTTGCAAAGAGAGAGCGCAGCGCTTTAAGCGCAAAAATCCCCTTTAGCTCTTGTTAAGATAAGCAAAAAAGGAGAATTTATGAAACTCACACCAGAAACACAGGCGGCCATTAGCAAGTCCTTAAGCGCGGTTTTTGCTAAAAACTTGGCCAATAAGGAAAAAACTTATCAAAAAGTCGCCCTAGAGGTGAACGCTAACACCATGACCATCGATTACCGCTGGTTAGCCTCATTGCCCAGTATGCGCGAGTGGGTGGGCGAGCGCCAACTTAAAGAATTAGAAGGCTATAGCTACACCATCACCAAAAAGAACTGGGAGAGCACGATTAAAGTAGATAGAGACTTGATCACTTACGACTCCTTGGGCATTGTGGGTGCGCAAGTAGCGAGCATGGCCGATCTCATCATTGATCATTACAACAGCCTCATCTTTGGGCTGTTTAATAGCAATGGGAACTGCTATGATGGGCAAGCCTTTTTCCACAAACAACACGCGGTAGGGCAGGCGCAATACTCTAATTTGGAAAATTGGGATTTAGATGAGAACAATCTGCTCAATGCGCGCAAGAACATGATGAGTTTGACTAATGAGAGTGGGCAACCTTTAAATATCGTGCCTAATTTGCTGCTCATCCACCCCAACCTAGAGGCGAGCGCGATGCGCCTGCTCAAAGCCCCTACAAGCGCCAATGGGTCTAGCAATATCTGTTATAATTTGATGGATTATTTGGTCTGTCCGTATTTAAATAATGCTAACCGCTGGATTTTGCTAGACACCACCAAGACGATCAAGCCCCTCATCTTGCAAAAAAATAAACCCGTAGAGTTTAACGCCCTAGATAAGAGCGATAGCGCGCAAAACTTTCTGCGCAGAGAGTTATTGTACGGGATTGATAGCGAGGATAATGCCGGGTATGGCTTGTGGCAATTGGCCTTTTGTGGAAAGTGGAAATAGATTCATGATTTCCAAAGCAAAAATGGGGAATAATAGGGCTAGTGTTGGGCGGGTTGCCCCGCCCTTGAGTGGTCAATACAACGGCATGGCGAGTACCATTGAGATCACTAGCACTATTACCAGCCTCATGGATACCTCTCTTTCCGGGGTATCCCCCACTACACCCCCGACCCTCAAAGTCCTAAGAC
This portion of the Helicobacter felis ATCC 49179 genome encodes:
- a CDS encoding Mu-like prophage major head subunit gpT family protein, which encodes MKLTPETQAAISKSLSAVFAKNLANKEKTYQKVALEVNANTMTIDYRWLASLPSMREWVGERQLKELEGYSYTITKKNWESTIKVDRDLITYDSLGIVGAQVASMADLIIDHYNSLIFGLFNSNGNCYDGQAFFHKQHAVGQAQYSNLENWDLDENNLLNARKNMMSLTNESGQPLNIVPNLLLIHPNLEASAMRLLKAPTSANGSSNICYNLMDYLVCPYLNNANRWILLDTTKTIKPLILQKNKPVEFNALDKSDSAQNFLRRELLYGIDSEDNAGYGLWQLAFCGKWK